The genomic window ATTTCTTCTCCAATAGGAGCAGAAATTATTATTTTAGCTCCTTTTCCCGGTGGTAAAAGTTCACCTACATTGTCTTTAATCATTTTTAGTGGTACCGGGGTAATAGCAGGTTGTCCTACTTCAACTGATAGACCAGGTTTAGTCACTACCCCTATTCCTTCTCCACCTTCAACTAATATTTCTTCGTGGGGAAGTAATAGCACATCAGCTAAAATACTTATCCCATTTGTAACATCCGGATCATCCCCAGCATCTTTTATAACTTCTGCACAAGCCCAATTATTTTCTAATTTGAAGCTTTGTACAGGAATTTCTAGTTTGCCACCATTAGGAAGATCAATTTCTATTTTATTTTTTTCTTCATTATTTAAAAGATAGTTAACCGCCGCTTTTGCCGCAGCCGAAGCACAACTTCCAGTAGTATATCCTAACCGCATATTACACCTCCGGTGCTGTAACCTTTAATATTTTTAACATATCAATTATTGCAAGACCTTAAATAGTTTATTGCTGACTCTGGATTAGAACGGAAATGTAGATGTAAATAAGATCCTAATAAATTGCCATCTATATATCCTTCATTTTTGTTTTCTCTGTTTACTTGTATATATGCTGAACTCTCTTCTTTTAAATTTGTAATCTGAGAATAATGAAACTCATGTCCCTTTAAAAGATTACCCTTCTTACCAAGAATGGAATCAAATCTAGCCTCTGCTGTCACATAACCCAACGCAGCTCTTCCACCAGTTATTTCCACATCATACGGAATAATTCCTGCTCCATTCCATTTTTTCTTGTTTTTGTCTAAAATGTTTTTACATAGATAAATGTAACCACCACATTCAGCGTAAATAGGTAAGGAATTCTTATGTGCCCTAACAACGGATTCAATCATACTATGATTATTAGCTAATGAGGATAAATATTGTTCTGGAAATCCTCCCCCCAAATACAATCCATCTGCTAATGGTACATGTTTATCTCTCATCGGACTAAAATAAATCAGTTTGGCTCCTAACTCCTCTAAAAAATTCAAGTTATCCTGATAATAAAAAGTAAAAGCTTCATCTCTTGCTACTGCTATTCGTACTGGTATATAAGGATATTTTTTTAATGAAACTTGGTTATCTATTTGATCTAGATTTGAGGCAATTTTAAGTAGTGAAGATAAATCAATTTCTTCTTCAACAAATTTTGCCATTTGATCAATAGATACCCCCAGTTGATTATTTTCTTCTGCTGGAAGTAAACCTAAATAGCGCTCAGGCATCTTTATTTTCTCATTAGCCCTCAGGCATCCTAATACAACTATGCCCAATTCTTCTTCTATTCTGGTTTTTAGATATTTTTTATGATAATCACTACCAGCATGATTTAATATAACTCCCTTTAAATTTAATCGTGGTTCATAATCCATAAATCCTTTTATTAATGCTATGCAACTAGCTGCCATACCCTTAGCATTTATAACTAAAATTACTGGGGTGTTCAGTTTTATAGCAATATCCGCACTACTACCTTTGATTTTCTCATTACGCGCACCATCAAAGAGCCCCATAACCCCTTCTATAACTGCTATATCGGCATCTGCTATCTCCTTGAAAAATATATGCTTAATTACTTCTTCAGAACTCATCCAACTATCAAGGTTATGTGACTTGCGGTTACAAGCATGATAATGCAGACTCGGATCAATATAATCCGGTCCTACTTTAAACGGCTGTACCTTTAAGCCTTTTCTTTTTAAAGCTGCTAAAATCCCCAGAGTAAGAGTAGTCTTGCCCACCCCACTCTGCACCCCTGCAATTAAAACCCGAGGCTTACTCACAATTCCACCCAATTTCTATAGTTTCCTTACCTATATCTTGATTTTGGCTTAGCACTTATTATCTAAGTTATATTTTAACGTGTTCTATGCACCACGCCTTGCTACTTAAGGATTTAGATAAACAAGTTAGCTTATTATTAAGTTTTTGTAGTTACTTTTTGCAGCAGAAACAATATTTTTTAATAAACTAAGAACTTATTCCCGCTTCATCAAATGTAGCCATTTCGTGGACTATTTTTATGGCTGCTTCTAGTTGATTAGTTGCTAGAACTGCTCCAGTTCCTTCTCCTAAGCGTAAATCTAAGTATAGCATTGGCTTTAGCTCCATAAAATCTAACATAACCCTATGACCAGGTTCTTGAGATAGGTGAGATGCAAAAAGATAGTCCCTACAGTAAGCATTAAACTGTACCGCTAATAATGCCGCAGCACTTGAGATAAATCCATCTATTATTACTGGAGTTTTTCGAGCTATAGCTCCAAGTATTACCCCTGTTAAAGCAGCTATTTCTAGTCCACCTACTTTACTAACAATATCAAGAGGGTCTAATTTATTGGGTTTGTTTAATTCTATAGCTTTTTTAATGCTGTTTTTCTTTAGTGTAAAGCTTTCATTATTTACCCCTGTACCTCTACCTGTTATTTCATCTAGGTCATTTTCACTAACACAAGCTAAAATAGCACTACTAGCAGTAGTATTCCCAATACCCATTTCACCAGTTGCTATTAAGGTTGAACCATTATCTATTT from Candidatus Syntrophocurvum alkaliphilum includes these protein-coding regions:
- a CDS encoding cobyrinate a,c-diamide synthase, with the protein product MSKPRVLIAGVQSGVGKTTLTLGILAALKRKGLKVQPFKVGPDYIDPSLHYHACNRKSHNLDSWMSSEEVIKHIFFKEIADADIAVIEGVMGLFDGARNEKIKGSSADIAIKLNTPVILVINAKGMAASCIALIKGFMDYEPRLNLKGVILNHAGSDYHKKYLKTRIEEELGIVVLGCLRANEKIKMPERYLGLLPAEENNQLGVSIDQMAKFVEEEIDLSSLLKIASNLDQIDNQVSLKKYPYIPVRIAVARDEAFTFYYQDNLNFLEELGAKLIYFSPMRDKHVPLADGLYLGGGFPEQYLSSLANNHSMIESVVRAHKNSLPIYAECGGYIYLCKNILDKNKKKWNGAGIIPYDVEITGGRAALGYVTAEARFDSILGKKGNLLKGHEFHYSQITNLKEESSAYIQVNRENKNEGYIDGNLLGSYLHLHFRSNPESAINYLRSCNN
- the cobT gene encoding nicotinate-nucleotide--dimethylbenzimidazole phosphoribosyltransferase, giving the protein MELLKSTLFKIHRVKSDSGIRAKEHLDNLTKPPGSLGVLEEIIIQLASVQENHKPKLGKKTVMIMAADHGVVEEGVSAFPQEVTAQMLQNFANEGAAINVFSKHAGFDIAIADIGVATDTSMIPKIKQHKIASGTKNMTREPAMSKEEAIEAIEIGIKLVNDEIDNGSTLIATGEMGIGNTTASSAILACVSENDLDEITGRGTGVNNESFTLKKNSIKKAIELNKPNKLDPLDIVSKVGGLEIAALTGVILGAIARKTPVIIDGFISSAAALLAVQFNAYCRDYLFASHLSQEPGHRVMLDFMELKPMLYLDLRLGEGTGAVLATNQLEAAIKIVHEMATFDEAGISS